In Metarhizium brunneum chromosome 3, complete sequence, a genomic segment contains:
- the mdpK gene encoding Monooxygenase mdpK, with protein sequence MATYAVLGGTGNCGAALIQNFLQTPDTRINVYCRNQPKLHDLLPEIVDNKRVQVFQGSIHDVDLMTSCIRGTKAVFMVVTTNDNIPGCSLSQDSATSVIQALERIKADSRPGIELPKLVLLSSATIDDHLARNMPGWFRPIMLTAASHVYRDLRLAEAYLRSHQDWVTTIFIKPGGLSPDVSRGHQLSFDEEESFISYLDLSAAMIEAADDKEGKYNGKNVSVVNKTRGVGAKFPRGTPFCILMGLFRHFFPFAHNYLPKTGPA encoded by the coding sequence CGCTGCTCTTATCCAAAACTTTCTCCAGACTCCCGACACCAGAATCAACGTATACTGCAGAAACCAGCCGAAACTTCATGACCTGCTACCTGAAATTGTCGACAACAAACGGGTGCAAGTTTTCCAAGGCAGCATACACGATGTGGACCTCATGACGAGCTGTATTCGAGGCACCAAGGCCGTCTTCATGGTCGTGAcgaccaacgacaacatTCCGGGCTGTTCTCTCAGCCAGGACAGCGCCACAAGCGTGATTCAAGCCCTGGAAAGAATCAAGGCTGATTCGCGCCCTGGTATCGAGCTGCCAAAACTCGTCCTGTTGAGTTCTGCCACTATTGACGATCATCTCGCCCGCAACATGCCGGGTTGGTTCCGCCCCATCATGTTGACTGCGGCTTCGCATGTGTATCGAGATCTGCGTCTCGCCGAGGCGTATTTGCGGTCGCATCAAGACTGGGTTACTACCATTTTCATCAAGCCGGGAGGACTATCGCCAGATGTCTCACGTGGCCATCAGCTGAGCTttgatgaagaggagagTTTTATCAGTTACTTGGATCTCTCTGCAGCCATGATCGAGGCAGCAGATGATAAAGAAGGAAAATACAATGGCAAGAACGTGAGCGTGGTAAATAAGACGCGTGGCGTAGGGGCAAAGTTTCCGAGGGGAACCCCCTTTTGTATTTTGATGGGCTTGTTTCGGcattttttcccctttgcaCACAACTATTTGCCCAAGACTGGACCTGCGTAA
- the ptaC gene encoding Anthrone oxygenase ptaC, translating to MSGTIAPVAAVITGSFLSGAMMSLTFITVPVFFDTTVDEVLLVNQWRRMYHYGHQIMPVLAIGTFALYAVTCIKYHAAKRPYGIFALAAAATVIMIPFTWFIMASTNNRLFQLEAASKMLSPTVEVTGVAELLETWNWLHFTRSLLPLLGAILGTLGIF from the exons ATGTCGGGAACTATTGCTCCAGTTGCTGCCGTAATTACGGGGTCATTCCTCTCCG GAGCAATGATGTCTCTCACTTTTATCACGGTTCCAGTCTTCTTTGACACGACTGTCGACGAGGTGCTTCTTGTTAACCAGTGGAGACGCATGTATCATTACGGGCACCAGATTATGCCGGTCTTGGCAATAGGTACATTTGCGTTGTATGCCGTTACGTGCATCAAATACCATGCTGCTAAAAGGCCATACGGCATCTTCGCCCTTGCTGCCGCGGCAACAGTCATCATGATACCGTTTACATGGTTCATTATGGCAAGCACGAATAATAGACTTTTCCAGTTGGAGGCAGCGAGCAAGATGCTCTCCCCGACGGTGGAAGTTACGGGAGTCGCGGAGCTGTTGGAGACGTGGAACTGGTTGCACTTTACGAGATCGCTGCTACCATTATTGGGAGCCATCTTGGGCACACTGGGGATATTTTGA
- the TPCB gene encoding Atrochrysone carboxyl ACP thioesterase codes for MFFSAKSITKSFLEPQLSRNLPDTLDEMVQDINTAVMQADKGGYRQINKSLNICAFEDYLQGQTTNLPKLPNVEQLTPRVLRILGQNPGKFTYQGTNTYVIGTGTHRLIVDTSGGEPAWAELVSSTLESMGVSLSHVLLTHWHGDHTGGVPDLLRLYPHLEGSIYKNEPDKGQQNITDGQVFRVEGATIRAVHVPGHSEDHMCFVLEEEQAMFTGDNILGHGTSAVEDLGIFMASLQKMYMQNCPVGFSAHGVTITDLPAKLKKELDGKLRRERQVMQALGRARTRGERSITVQGLVTEIYGEALEESTRTLALEPFIDEVLRKLAGDCRVAFEIRGGKKKWYSVEAMPQNAGGLMPGPMTASRADARVQVM; via the exons ATGTTTTTTTCTGCAAAAAGCATCACCAAATCTTTCCTGGAGCCTCAACTATCT AGAAATCTTCCCGATACGCTTGATGAAATGGTTCAAGATATCAACACAGCGGTCATGCAAGCAGACAAAGGCGGATACAGGCAGATCAACAAGTCGTTGAATATATGTGCGTTTGAAGACTATCTACAGGGACAAACAACGAATCTGCCGAAACTACCGAATGTCGAGCAGCTCACGCCTCGAGTTCTACGTATACTGGGTCAGAATCCCGGAAAG TTCACATATCAAGGTACCAACACCTATGTCATCGGCACTGGCACGCATCGACTTATCGTGGATACTTCTGGGGGGGAACCAGCGTGGGCTGAACTGGTCTCGTCCACACTCGAATCCATGGGTGTCAGCTTGTCTCATGTCTTGCTGACTCACTGGCACGGAGATCACACTGGCGGCGTCCCTGACCTTCTGAGATTGTATCCGCACTTGGAAGGGTCGATATACAAGAATGAGCCAGACAAGGGCCAGCAGAATATTACCGATGGCCAGGTTTTTAGAGTCGAGGGAGCGACTATCCGTGCTGTACATGTTCCCGGACACTCGGAAGACCACATGTGCTTCGttctggaggaggagcaggccATGTTTACCGGTGACAACATCCTCGGTCACGGAACAAGCGCCGTAGAGGACTTGGGCATCTTCATGGCCAGCCTACAGAAGATGTATATGCAGAATTGCCCCGTTGGCTTCTCTGCACATGGAGTCACCATCACTGATTTGCCGGCGAAGCTGAAAAAGGAATTGGATGGCAAGCTGAGACGCGAGAGACAAGTAATGCAGGCGCTTGGTCGCGCTCGTACCCGTGGTGAGAGGAGCATCACCGTACAGGGCCTTGTCACCGAAATCTACGGCGAGGCGTTGGAGGAGAGCACTCGAACTCTTGCATTAGAACCGTTCATTGACGAGGTTCTAAGAAAGTTGGCGGGTGACTGCCGTGTTGCTTTTGAGATCCGCGggggcaagaagaagtggTACTCTGTAGAGGCAATGCCGCAAAATGCGGGAGGGCTGATGCCGGGCCCGATGACTGCCTCGAGGGCCGATGCTCGTGTTCAAGTGATGTAG
- the AUSA gene encoding Non-reducing polyketide synthase, translating to MVIHTPNTISDSDGELCKMNFIYFSNEFPKGDLQDLLRLLHSHSKDKHHPVLAQFIDEATRAVKDEVRALPSELKDLIPSFTTILSWAEDGGLREGLICGAVDGVLLVVVQLAAYIGYTESHPEESVDVSNSGLLGLGIGLLASTAISLSSTLSELPLAGADAVRLAFRLGIHVLSVSENLEARDVSQKEDSWAYVVHNVDPVAAQNELDIFHSRLNTPSTAKIFVSAISQNSVTVSGPPGRLKGLFNKSEFFRVSRCIPLQVYGGLCHAPHIYNQQDIHAVVYGSSLNTIVSKARPALLVYSTRTGLPYTANNAAELFECVISELMTKAICWDEVIRVVVDQVQCAGPRGVVLNCFGNSIPLNDLNLALTSTLPDCKLLIKDFIPWLSLAAPRSNTPRGAAQSKLAIVGMSCRLPGGATSTEKFWDILEKGLDVSRQIPADRFDINTHYDPTGKELNKTMTQYGCFIDEPGLFDAPFFNMSPRESLVVDPQMRLSLVTAYEALEQAGFVANRTASTALPRIGTYYGQAADDYREVNQGQEVGTYYIPGGCRAFGPGRINYFFKFAGPSYSIDTACSSGLAAIEVACQALWAGDVDMAVAGGVNVLTNPDGFAGLCNGHFLTKGHNACKTWDATADGYCRADGVGSLVIKRLEDAELDNDNILGVILGAGTNHSAEAVSITHPHAGHQAYLSRQVLRQACVNPLDVSYVELHGTGTQAGDYEEMQGIMDVYAPLAKRRSKDKPLHIGAVKANLGHGESVAGTTALIKVLLMLQKNAIPPHIGIKTEINPKFGRDIDKRHLKIPLEMTPWPHVPGKKRIAAVNNFGAAGGNTTMVLEEAPVRPADETDPRQTHVISVSAKTRSSLAGNIESLLGFLDKNPNTNLGNLAYTTTARRYQHTHRVAIAASNITQLRKQLTSRLDQIDSIKPVAKSGPPPIAFTFTGQGASYKSMSLELYRDVPTFQHHIRHLDSLSQSQGFPSFIPALDGSHPKEHEHSPVVTQLALVSTEIALAKYWASLGVKPDVVMGHSLGEYAAMHVAGVVTASDTLYMVGKRAQMLQEKCESGSHCMMAVRASLEEIKARSEGKPYTIACINGPSDTVLSGTKQQIDEVSILLEQAGFRCIKLDVAFAFHSEQTDPILDDFEAICKSGVTFQEPKLPVISPLLGKVIFDGKTLGANYVRRATREPVDFLSALENAQRVSTISDETVWVEAGPHPVCTGFVKSIIPATQLAVPSIRRGEDNWKTMAESLAALHLAGIPVRWNEFHRPFEVRLRLLHLPAYSWNNKTYWMQYNGDWCLTKGNNFYETGNDATKAKAALKSPPPSELQTSTVQQIIEESFNGSAGSVVMQSDLMQPDFLAAAYGHRMNDCGVVTSSIHADIAYTLGSYLHRKLLPKAKQANMNISNLVVTKGLVANSDTKSPQLIRVTASTVDAHSGVVDLTWQNVDNNGYVHEPFATANIIYGDANEWISSWNPIAHLIHSRIETLERLAVEGRASRFSGNMAYTLFASNLVDYAEKYRGMQSVVMHQLEGFANIELTTKEGGVWTVPPYFIDSVAHLAGFIMNCSDAIDTKNNYCVTPGWNSMRFAKPLVPGAQYRSYVKMIPTVEDPTIYFGDVYIMQDDMIVGMVGGIQFRRYPRILLGRFFSPPDKAAAMEGKQGIVAPQPKTTRPALKSAGPERDHGKNNLPPVKPAAEVADEPSKDKLPPTSAGVPAVESATGSNSVASKALQVIAREAALEVSDLEDDASFDNLGIDSLMSLVIVEKFRIELDIKVGGSLFLDYPTIGDFRKWLEEYYG from the exons ATGGTTATACACACCCCCAATACAATTTCAGACAGCGATGGAGAACTATGCAAGATGAATTTCATATACTTCAGCAATGAGTTTCCGAAAGGCGATCTTCAAGATCTTCTACGTCTCCTGCATAGCCACAGCAAGGACAAACATCACCCAGTTCTAGCCCAATTCATAGATGAAGCTACGCGGGCCGTCAAGGACGAAGTTCGCGCTCTACCAAGCGAGTTGAAAGATTTGATTCCGTCATTTACTACCATTCTGAGTTGGGCTGAAGATGGCGGCCTTCGCGAGGGTCTCATCTGCGGCGCTGTGGATGGAgttctcctcgtcgtcgttcaGTTAGCGGCGTATATTGG ATATACGGAAAGTCACCCTGAAGAGTCCGTCGACGTTTCAAATTCCGGCCTCCTTGGCTTGGGCATTGGGTTGCTAGCCTCGACAGCCATCTCGTTGTCATCGACCCTATCGGAGTTGCCGCTTGCAGGCGCAGATGCAGTTCGGTTGGCCTTCCGTTTGGGAATCCACGTTCTGAGCGTCTCGGAGAACCTGGAGGCCAGGGACGTGTCGCAAAAGGAGGACTCATGGGCGTACGTAGTTCATAATGTCGACCCAGTTGCAGCCCAGAACGAGCTCGACATATTTCATTCTCGATTAAACACACCGAGTACGGCGAAAATCTTTGTGAGTGCTATCAGTCAGAATTCTGTCACAGTCAGCGGGCCACCTGGAAGATTAAAGGGTCTGTTCAACAAGTCAGAGTTCTTCCGCGTGTCACGATGCATTCCTTTACAAGTCTACGGAGGCCTCTGCCACGCACCACACATCTACAACCAACAAGATATACACGCTGTAGTGTACGGTAGCTCCTTGAACACCATTGTGTCGAAAGCTCGGCCAGCTTTGTTGGTTTACTCAACCAGGACCGGACTGCCATACACGGCAAATAATGCGGCAGAACTGTTTGAGTGTGTCATATCAGAGCTGATGACAAAAGCAATCTGCTGGGATGAAGTTATTCGTGTCGTGGTGGACCAGGTTCAGTGTGCTGGACCTCGCGGAGTGGTGTTGAATTGCTTTGGGAATTCAATTCCACTCAATGACCTCAATCTTGCCTTGACGAGTACGCTGCCGGACTGcaagcttttaataaaagacTTCATTCCATGGCTCTCCCTTGCTGCGCCAAGAAGCAACACTCCCCGCGGTGCCGCGCAGTCCAAGCTCGCCATCGTTGGCATGTCTTGCAGACTCCCAGGGGGCGCAACAAGTACTGAAAAGTTTTGGGATATCCTGGAAAAGGGCCTGGATGTTTCGCGGCAGATACCTGCTGACCGCTTCGATATCAACACGCATTACGACCCAACCGGCAAAGAGCTTAACAAGACCATGACACAATACGGTTGTTTCATAGATGAGCCCGGCTTGTTCGACGCacccttcttcaacatgtcACCCCGTGAGTCACTGGTAGTTGATCCACAGATGCGATTATCTCTAGTCACAGCTTATGAGGCACTGGAACAAGCCGGGTTTGTTGCAAACCGCACCGCCTCGACAGCATTGCCACGAATTGGGACGTACTATGGCCAAGCTGCCGACGACTATCGTGAGGTGAATCAGGGCCAGGAGGTTGGAACTTACTATATCCCCGGAGGTTGTCGTGCGTTTGGCCCGGGCCGTATCAATTACTTCTTCAAATTCGCTGGCCCCAGTTACAGTATTGATACCGCCTGCTCCTCCGGCCTGGCAGCGATTGAA GTAGCTTGTCAGGCTCTGTGGGCTGGCGATGTAGACATGGCAGTCGCTGGCGGCGTGAACGTGCTCACCAATCCCGATGGTTTCGCTGGATTATGCAACGGTCACTTCCTTACCAAAGGCCACAACGCATGCAAGACCTGGGACGCCACTGCGGATGGTTACTGCAGAGCAGATGGCGTTGGATCTCTTGTAATTAAGAggcttgaagatgccgagctggacaACGATAACATCCTCGGCGTCATTCTCGGCGCCGGGACCAACCATTCCGCGGAAGCAGTATCTATTACACACCCTCATGCCGGTCACCAAGCTTATCTTTCTCGTCAAGTGCTTCGCCAGGCTTGTGTTAATCCTTTAGACGTGTCCTATGTCGAACTACATGGCACCGGCACTCAAGCCGGCGATTACGAAGAGATGCAGGGGATCATGGACGTTTATGCTCCTCTAGCCAAGCGCCGTAGCAAAGATAAACCTCTACATATAGGCGCTGTCAAGGCAAATTTGGGTCACGGAGAATCCGTTGCTGGTACGACAGCTTTGATCAAGGTGCTTCTCATGCTCCAGAAGAATGCCATTCCACCGCATATTGGTATTAAGACGGAGATAAACCCAAAGTTTGGCCGCGACATCGACAAACGTCATCTCAAAATTCCGCTCGAGatgacgccatggccacatgtTCCCGGAAAAAAGCGAATTGCTGCAGTGAACAACTTTGGAGCCGCCGGTggcaacacgaccatggtCCTCGAAGAGGCACCAGTCCGCCCAGCGGATGAGACGGACCCGCGGCAGACTCATGTTATTTCTGTATCGGCCAAGACTAGATCATCGCTGGCTGGAAATATCGAGTCCTTACTCGGATTCCTGGATAAAAATCCAAACACCAACTTGGGCAATCTTGCGTACACGACGACAGCGCGACGCTATCAGCACACCCACCGCGTTGCCATCGCCGCATCCAACATTACACAGCTGAGGAAACAGTTGACTTCGCGCCTGGATCAGATCGATTCTATCAAGCCCGTCGCAAAATCTGGCCCGCCGCCAATTGCCTTCACCTTCACTGGTCAAGGAGCGTCTTACAAGTCGATGAGTCTAGAGCTGTATCGAGATGTTCCTACGTTCCAACATCACATTCGCCATCTTGACTCTCTCTCTCAGTCTCAGGGTTTCCCCTCTTTTATCCCTGCTCTTGACGGATCACATCCAAAGGAACACGAACATTCCCCAGTTGTTACGCAGCTTGCGTTGGTTAGTACCGAGATAGCCTTGGCTAAATACTGGGCTTCTCTCGGAGTGAAACCCGACGTCGTCATGGGCCATAGCCTTGGCGAGTATGCGGCGATGCACGTAGCCGGGGTGGTTACTGCCAGCGACACCTTATACATGGTCGGAAAACGGGCACAAATGCTGCAGGAAAAATGTGAGAGCGGCAGTCACTGTATGATGGCCGTCCGGGCTTCTCTAGAAGAGATAAAGGCGAGGTCAGAAGGCAAGCCGTACACAATTGCGTGTATCAACGGCCCCTCGGATACGGTGCTCAGTGGCACCAAGCAACAAATAGACGAGGTTTCTATTCTCCTCGAGCAAGCCGGTTTCCGGTGTATCAAGCTGGATGTCGCCTTTGCCTTTCACTCGGAGCAGACGGATCCTATTTTGGATGACTTTGAGGCCATATGTAAGTCTGGAGTCACTTTTCAGGAACCCAAGTTGCCTGTCATCTCCCCGTTGCTTGGCAAGGTTATATTCGATGGCAAGACACTCGGCGCCAACTATGTCCGCCGCGCTACTAGGGAACCAGTTGACTTTCTGTCTGCTTTGGAGAACGCCCAGAGGGTTTCCACCATCAGTGATGAGACGGTTTGGGTCGAGGCTGGTCCGCATCCTGTATGCACTGGCTTTGTGAAGTCTATAATCCCCGCCACACAGCTCGCCGTTCCATCTATCCGGCGTGGTGAAGACAACTGGAAGACCATGGCCGAGAGCCTGGCGGCTCTGCATCTCGCGGGTATCCCCGTCAGGTGGAATGAGTTTCACCGTCCCTTTGAGGTCCGGCTTCGTCTACTTCATCTTCCGGCCTACTCCTGGAATAACAAGACCTATTGGATGCAGTACAATGGCGACTGGTGTTTGACAAAAGGCAACAACTTCTATGAGACTGGGAATGACGCAACTAAGGCCAAGGCAGCGCTGAAGTCGCCCCCGCCAAGCGAGCTTCAGACATCAACAGTGCAGCAGATTATCGAAGAGAGCTTTAATGGCTCAGCTGGTTCAGTGGTTATGCAGTCTGATCTCATGCAACCTGATTTTCTTGCTGCCGCCTACGGACACCGTATGAATGATTGCGGCGTTGTGACTTCT TCTATCCACGCCGACATTGCCTACACCCTCGGTAGCTATCTGCACCGCAAGTTGCTTCCCAAAGCCAAACAAGCAAACATGAATATTAGCAACCTGGTCGTCACAAAAGGGCTCGTGGCTAATAGCGACACAAAGTCTCCTCAGTTGATCCGTGTGACAGCCTCGACTGTTGATGCCCACTCAGGTGTTGTTGACTTGACGTGGCAGAATGTGGACAACAACGGCTACGTCCATGAGCCGTTCGCTACTGCCAACATCATTTATGGTGATGCAAATGAATGGATCTCCAGTTGGAATCCCATTGCTCATCTCATACACAGCCGGATTGAAACTCTTGAGCGCCTGGCCGTAGAGGGCAGGGCTAGCAGATTCTCCGGCAACATGGCGTATACGCTGTTTGCAAGCAACTTGGTAGACTACGCAGAAAAGTACCGGGGCATGCAGTCCGTCGTGATGCATCAACTGGAAGGCTTCGCCAACATAGAGCTCACCACCAAAGAGGGCGGAGTCTGGACAGTCCCGCCATATTTTATCGACAGCGTGGCACACCTGGCGGGCTTCATTATGAACTGTTCTGACGCCATCGACACGAAGAACAACTACTGTGTCACCCCTGGCTGGAATTCCATGAGGTTTGCGAAGCCACTGGTTCCAGGGGCGCAGTATCGCTCCTATGTCAAAATGATACCAACAGTCGAGGACCCAACGATATATTTTGGTGATGTCTACATCATGCAAGACGACATGATTGTAGGCATGGTTGGCGGCATTCAGTTCCGTCGCTATCCACGCATTCTCTTGGGCCGATTCTTCTCGCCTCCAGACAAGGCGGCAGCTATGGAAGGCAAGCAAGGTATTGTTGCGCCGCAGCCAAAGACGACACGGCCAGCCCTCAAGTCTGCTGGTCCTGAAAGGGATCACGGCAAAAATAATCTGCCACCAGTCAAGCCTGCTGCTGAAGTTGCTGATGAACCGAGCAAAGACAAGCTTCCACCTACCAGTGCTGGGGTACCAGCCGTGGAGTCCGCCACGGGGTCTAACAGCGTCGCATCCAAGGCACTGCAAGTCATTGCCAGAGAAGCCGCCTTGGAAGTTTCCGACCTGGAGGATGATGCTAGTTTCGACAATCTGGGAATAGATAGCCTGATGTCGCTTGTGATTGTGGAGAAGTTCAGGATTGAGCTGGACATCAAAGTTGGCGGGAGTCTTTTCTTGGACTACCCGACGATTGGCGATTTCCGGAAGTGGCTTGAGGAATATTACGGCTAA